Proteins encoded together in one Triticum dicoccoides isolate Atlit2015 ecotype Zavitan chromosome 7B, WEW_v2.0, whole genome shotgun sequence window:
- the LOC119339550 gene encoding aspartic proteinase nepenthesin-2-like, giving the protein MALHLHPPPTMAAYRSLLVALLLALSSSSSASAATPYGFEFPQFNAPVADAGCDGKLVAEEEALARRVPPLKLHMTHRSAAAGATGTGAFFLDSAEKDAVRIDTMHRRVALSGSGAAQRGSGPRRALSERVVATVESGVAVGSGEYLVDVYVGTPPRRFRMIMDTGSDLNWVQCAPCLDCFEQSGPVFDPAASTSYRNVTCGDARCGLVSPPETAAPRECRRPRTDPCPYYYWYGDQSNTTGDLALEAFTVNLTGAAGTRRVDGVAFGCGHRNRGLFHGAAGLLGLGRGPLSFASQLRGVYGGHAFSYCLVEHGSAAGSKVIFGHDDALLAHPRLNYTAFAPATGTDTFYYLQLKSVLVGGEAVNIPSDTLAAGGTIIDSGTTLSYFPEPAYRAIRQAFIDRMSPSYPLIPGFPVLSPCYNVSGAGKIEVPELSLAFADGAAWEFPAENYFIRLEPEGIMCLAVLGTPRSGMSIIGNYQQQNFHVLYDLELNRLGFAPRRCADV; this is encoded by the exons ATGGCC CTCCATCTCCATCCTCCACCAACCATGGCCGCGTACCGCTCCCTGCTGGTGGCCTTGCTCCTcgcgctctcctcctcctcgtcggcgtcggcggcgaccCCGTATGGCTTCGAGTTCCCGCAGTTCAACGCCCCCGTCGCCGACGCCGGCTGCGACGGCAAGCTGGTCGCCGAGGAGGAGGCGCTCGCGCGCCGGGTCCCGCCGCTCAAGCTCCACATGACCCATCGCTCCGCCGCCgcgggcgcgacggggacgggcgccTTCTTCCTCGACTCGGCCGAGAAAGACGCCGTCCGTATCGATACGATGCATAGGAGAGTCGCCCTGTCTGGCTCCGGCGCGGCCCAGCGGGGCTCGGGGCCAAGAAGGGCGTTGTCGGAGCGGGTCGTGGCCACGGTGGAGTCCGGCGTGGCGGTCGGCTCGGGGGAGTACCTGGTGGACGTGTACGTGGGCACGCCGCCCCGCCGGTTCCGGATGATCATGGACACGGGAAGTGACCTCAACTGGGTGCAGTGCGCGCCCTGCCTCGACTGCTTCGAGCAGAGCGGGCCCGTCTTCGACCCGGCGGCGTCCACCTCCTACCGCAACGTCACCTGCGGCGACGCGCGCTGCGGCCTCGTCTCGCCGCCGGAGACAGCGGCGCCCAGGGAGTGCCGCAGGCCACGGACCGACCCCTGCCCGTACTACTACTGGTACGGCGACCAGTCCAACACCACCGGCGACCTCGCCCTCGAGGCCTTCACCGTCAACCTCACGGGCGCCGCCGGGACCCGGCGCGTGGACGGCGTGGCGTTCGGGTGCGGCCACCGCAACCGCGGCCTCTTCCACGGCGCGGCGGGGCTGCTGGGGCTCGGGCGCGGCCCGCTGTCGTTCGCGTCGCAGCTGCGCGGCGTCTACGGGGGGCACGCCTTCTCCTACTGCCTCGTGGAGCACGGCAGCGCGGCCGGGAGCAAGGTCATCTTCGGCCACGACGACGCGCTGCTCGCGCACCCGCGGCTCAACTACACGGCCTTCGCGCCGGCCACGGGCACGGACACCTTCTACTACCTCCAGCTCAAGTCCGTCCTCGTGGGCGGGGAGGCGGTCAACATCCCGTCCGACACCCTGGCCGCCGGCGGCACCATCATCGACTCCGGCACGACGCTGAGCTACTTCCCGGAGCCGGCGTACCGGGCGATCCGGCAGGCGTTCATCGACCGCATGAGCCCGTCCTACCCGCTCATCCCGGGGTTCCCGGTGCTGAGCCCGTGCTACAACGTGTCCGGGGCCGGAAAGATCGAGGTGCCGGAGCTGTCGCTGGCGTTCGCGGACGGCGCGGCGTGGGAGTTCCCGGCGGAGAACTACTTCATCCGGCTGGAGCCGGAGGGCATCATGTGCCTGGCCGTCCTGGGCACGCCGCGCTCCGGCATGTCCATCATCGGCAACTACCAGCAGCAGAACTTCCACGTCCTCTACGACCTGGAGCTCAACCGGCTCGGCTTCGCGCCGCGCCGGTGCGCCGACGTctag